The following DNA comes from bacterium.
CGCGCGGCGTTCAGCACGACGGCCGCGCCCTCGCGCGCGAACGCCTGGGCGATCGCGCGGCCGATACCCCGGCTCGAGCCGGTGACGAGGGCGACCCGTCCGCGCAGCCGGTTCATGCGCGCGCGGCCCCCGGACCCGGCTGAAGCGCCCGCGAGGCGCGTTCGACGTCGGCGACCACGGCCGGCCAATCCGCCAGCACGCGCTCCCGCGCGCGGGCGATCTCGGGCAGGCGCGCCGCCGCCGCCGCAGGCACGGCGTCCTCGTCCAGAATCTGCACGCGCCCATCCGGCGTGACGAGCACGTCGACCTCGAGATCCTCCCACTCCAGGCCGTCCGGGCCGATCCGAACCGGCCCGCTGAGGTTGAAGTAGTAGGCCAGCGTCTCGCCCGACGGAGCCATCCAGTGGTAGACGTTGTAGGGCCGATCGAGCCAGTAGTAGGCGACGGTCAGCGTCCCGGCCGGCAGGACGAGGTCGGCGACGCGGCCCTGGCCCGGCAGGCGGTACAGCAGCACCGCGCGATCCGCTGCGATCTCGACGGCCTCGCACGGATAGGTGCGCACGCTGCCGTCGAGGCGGCGCTTGACTTCGAGCACGTTCACGGGCGTTGAGTTCGGGCCGCGCCGCGGCCCACCTGCGCGTGTGCTACGTGGAGGACAGCCCCCGCCGGTCGTAGGTGTACACTTTGCCGTTCGCGCGGAGCTTCACGGGGTTGCGCCACAGGGCGTAGACGGCCTTCAGGAAGAGGCCGACGCGCTTCGGCTCGAGCTTGCGGTCCTCGTCCTGATGCACGAGGAGCAGGTCGCGGCCGCAGGACGACGGATCGACTTCGATCCGCGGATCGCCCTTGTGCAGCTTCTGGTTGATCAGCATTTCCTTGACCTTCACGAGATCGTAGCTCTTCTGCTTCTCCTTCGGATCGTAGACGAAGATATCGAGCCGGCGCACCAGGTCTTCCGTCAGCACCGTGTCGATGAGGCTCACGTCCTCGTGGTAGCGCCGCATCTCCAGCGCCCGGTCGAAGCCGTCGTCGTCGCGGATCGACTTGAACAGCGTGTAGCCGATCGTGTACGGGGCCGGCCGGTTGCAGAGGTGCACCGAGATGCTGGCCCACTCCTGCGCGCTCAAGAGGCGTGTCAGCAGCTCGGCCTCGACGAAGGTCGCCCAGCCCTCGTTGATGATGTGGGTGCGCTGGATGAGGTCGAAGTACTCGGCCTCTTCGCGGATCGCTTCGAGGATGCTCCGCTCGAAGTCTTCCAGCGGGGCCTTCTCCTCGAGATAGTACATGAGCCGGCGGCGCTTCTCTTTGGGGCTGCGCTCGAAGGCGTTGACCGAGGTCGCGACGGTGAGCAGCGCATCGAGCAGCTTCTCGACGCGCT
Coding sequences within:
- a CDS encoding DUF402 domain-containing protein; the protein is MNVLEVKRRLDGSVRTYPCEAVEIAADRAVLLYRLPGQGRVADLVLPAGTLTVAYYWLDRPYNVYHWMAPSGETLAYYFNLSGPVRIGPDGLEWEDLEVDVLVTPDGRVQILDEDAVPAAAAARLPEIARARERVLADWPAVVADVERASRALQPGPGAARA
- a CDS encoding SpoVR family protein, giving the protein MLSGPMVEYENVIGRLETLARDRGLAFNPVVFQLTDSDEIAEVASMGLPNRFVHWYWGGVYKELVTQQNKEVFNILELVLNTVPSHAFLRSTNTYLENVLVIAHVFGHADFFANNHWYQKSNKNMLNEAERHARMIRSYERQYGRERVEKLLDALLTVATSVNAFERSPKEKRRRLMYYLEEKAPLEDFERSILEAIREEAEYFDLIQRTHIINEGWATFVEAELLTRLLSAQEWASISVHLCNRPAPYTIGYTLFKSIRDDDGFDRALEMRRYHEDVSLIDTVLTEDLVRRLDIFVYDPKEKQKSYDLVKVKEMLINQKLHKGDPRIEVDPSSCGRDLLLVHQDEDRKLEPKRVGLFLKAVYALWRNPVKLRANGKVYTYDRRGLSST